The following coding sequences lie in one Chelmon rostratus isolate fCheRos1 chromosome 2, fCheRos1.pri, whole genome shotgun sequence genomic window:
- the LOC121613147 gene encoding uncharacterized protein LOC121613147 has translation IGTVRNTVLNARAPSTRAQYENRWRLFSGWCSGRHEDPVHCSVPIILEFLQSLLDSGRSPSTLKVYVAAISSRHVLVNNNTVGCHRLVTLFLKGALRLRPPRLPRAPAWDLPLVLDALCSPPFEPLAQAGLRWLSVKTAFLLAITSAKRVSELHALSVSSSCLRWNSDGSGVTLWPNPAFLPKVLSNSHLNQPIHLPRFDPPVGEGDGKSVLLCPVRALRAYVDRTVGIRQSDQLFVCFGGPKKGFPLSKQRLAHSIVEAICQAYKAGGHPLPSGVRCHSVRSVSTSWAALRGVPLEAICAAASWASPSTFARFYRVNIASPHPLGVVLLPSSSASSQ, from the coding sequence ATAGGCACCGTCCGCAATACTGTCCTGAACGCCAGAGCACCGTCTACCCGTGCACAGTATGAGAACAGGTGGCGGCTGTTCTCTGGGTGGTGTTCAGGAAGGCATGAGGACCCTGTGCACTGCTCTGTGCCTATTATTTTGGAGTTTTTGCAGTCCCTCCTGGACAGCGGTCGGTCACCCTCTACCCTGAAGGTGTACGTAGCCGCCATTTCATCTCGGCACGTTCTAGTCAATAACAACACGGTGGGATGTCACAGGTTGGTGACCCTCTTCTTGAAGGGGGCTCTGAGACTACGTCCCCCACGACTGCCGAGAGCTCCAGCATGGGACCTGCCTCTGGTGTTGGATGCTCTGTGCTCGCCACCCTTTGAGCCCCTGGCACAGGCAGGCCTACGGTGGTTGTCAGTGAAGACTGCTTTCCTACTTGCTATCACCTCGGCAAAACGTGTTAGCGAGCTTCATGCTCTGTCGGTCAGCAGTTCCTGCCTACGCTGGAACTCAGACGGTTCAGGGGTCACCTTATGGCCGAATCCTGCTTTCTTGCCTAAGGTCTTGTCAAACTCGCACCTTAATCAGCCTATCCACCTGCCTCGGTTTGACCCACCAGTAGGGGAAGGGGATGGGAAGTCGGTGCTGTTGTGTCCTGTGCGTGCTCTGAGAGCCTATGTGGACAGAACTGTGGGCATACGCCAGTCGGACCAGCTTTTCGTGTGCTTTGGCGGTCCAAAGAAAGGTTTTCCTCTCTCCAAACAGCGTCTCGCTCACTCGATCGTGGAAGCCATTTGTCAAGCATATAAGGCGGGTGGTCATCCTCTGCCATCTGGCGTGAGATGCCACTCTGTGAGAAGCGTCTCCACATCATGGGCTGCACTGAGAGGAGTGCCTCTGGAGGCAATATGTGCCGCAGCCTCGTGGGCGTCGCCAAGCACTTTTGCAAGATTCTATCGGGTAAACATTGCCTCTCCTCACCCACTGGGTGTGGTCCTCCTACCAAGTTCTTCTGCTTCCAGTCAATAA